The window TGCATCTCGGCTCGGCCGACGACGGACCCATCAGACAGCGACGATGGCCCCGGGTAGAAAGCCCCCCCGCGCTCGGCCGTAGGGTGGTTGGTTAGCCGGGCGGTTCCGAGACCAGGAAGCGCGCGAGCGCCATCCACGGCGAACCGCGAGCGTCAGCGAGCGTGTTCGCCGGTACTCGGCGCTCGCGCGGGGAGGTTTGGGGACGCTAGCACTCCGCCGGAACCACCACGCCCGAACGCTTGGTCCAACAGACAACAGGGTGGGACTGAAAGGGGCCGCCCGGCTGGCGGCGAAGCCGCCAGCTACTAGATTGTCGGCGGATCCGACAATCCGCCTCGACCCAGCCCCGGTGACGTAAGCACCGTAGCACGAGCGAAGCGAGCGCGAGGAGCGCAACGAGCTGCGGCTGGTCGAGCGGGCGGGGGCTTTCACCAGGAGTCCGTCGTGGTTGTCCTCGCTATCGTCGTAGAGAGAGCGGGCGGGGGCTCCCAACAGGAACTATCACTCTACGACCGAGATAATCCAGATAAGGGCACACCTATTCATTAATGGGCAGAATAGGTGCGGAGATTAACATTTTCCTATCGAGCAGGCATCGGCTCGCCGGGGTGGTCGTGGCTCGTCTGCGTGCCCGACGGGACCGCGCTCACCTTCGCGAACACCGTCTCGGGGTCCTTGTTCCAGAACCAGTGCCACTGGGTCTCCGCGACGAGCCGGAGCTTCCGAAGCGAGGACAGCGACGGGGTTGCCGAGAGCACGTCGCAGTCGCGCTCGCGGATGAGCCGGTGATGGTCGGCGTACAGCACGGCGGCGATGAGAACCGGAAGCTGGCAGTCGCGCGGGAGGAGACCGATGCCGGCAACCCCTTCCTGGTACAGCGTCTCCGTCCGGCGCAGTTCCTCGCGCATCGCGGCGGCGAACGCCTCGTCGTACTCCAGCCGCTCGACCTGCGCCTCGGGGACGCCGTGGCGCTCGAGCGTCTCCAGCGGGAGATAGATGCGGTCGCGCTCGATGATGTCCTCGCGGACGTCCCGGAGGAAGTTGCTCATCTGGAACGCCTCACCCAGCTTGCGAGCGGCGGGGATGGCCTCCTCGGGGGCGTCCTGGCGCATCACGTAGGTCATCATCACGCCGACCGCGGCGGCCGACCCACGCATGTACGCCTCGACCTCCTCGTAGGTCTCGTAGCGGGACTTCTCGATGTCGGTGAGCATCGCGTCGATGAACACCTCGACCTCCCCGTCGGGGATGTCGTAGCGCTCCCGGAGTTCGGAGAAAGCCGCCAGCACCGGGTCGTCGGTCTCGCCGGTCAGTGCGGCCTCCCGGATCTCCTCGAGCTGCCGCCGCTGCTCGGCCGGTGGGACCCCCTCGGCGTCGTCCACCACCTCGTCGGCCACCCGGAAGAACGCGTACAGTACGTACGTGGCGTGCCGGACACGTTCGGGGAGCAGCCGCGTCGCGTAGTAGAACGTCCGTCCGGTCCGCCGATGGATGGCCTTGCTCCGAGAGAGCTGCGCGTCGTCGACCATTCGGTACCTCACAGTACGGTCGTCAGCATCTTATAGATAGTGCAAGGACGAGCCGGTAAGCTTGAACATGGGGGTTGTTCAAACCGCCTATCTAGGAAAAAATTGCCTAATGTCGGCCACCATGCTGAGACTGGCCCGCCGTCTGCCTCGGTCCGGATATCGAGTTGAATACCGGTTCCGGCCTCGGACAGGTCGTCGCCTCGTCGACGGGGTCGTCGTGCTCGCCGCCATGGCCCCCGCACTCGCCGACACGGCAACCAGTCGTCGAGGGGCATCGGCGCCCGGGGCTCGCCGGTGTCTAGGGCCCGAGATAGCCCCATGCCTGCAGCCGGTCACCGTCGCCGTCGACCCAGCGCTCCCCGATGTCGTCCCGGTAGTAGCAGTTGGGGAGCAACACCTGGTCGACGCGGTCGTACGCCTGCTCGCGGGCGTCGGCCATCGTCTCGCCCGTC of the Haloglomus salinum genome contains:
- a CDS encoding phytoene/squalene synthase family protein translates to MVDDAQLSRSKAIHRRTGRTFYYATRLLPERVRHATYVLYAFFRVADEVVDDAEGVPPAEQRRQLEEIREAALTGETDDPVLAAFSELRERYDIPDGEVEVFIDAMLTDIEKSRYETYEEVEAYMRGSAAAVGVMMTYVMRQDAPEEAIPAARKLGEAFQMSNFLRDVREDIIERDRIYLPLETLERHGVPEAQVERLEYDEAFAAAMREELRRTETLYQEGVAGIGLLPRDCQLPVLIAAVLYADHHRLIRERDCDVLSATPSLSSLRKLRLVAETQWHWFWNKDPETVFAKVSAVPSGTQTSHDHPGEPMPAR